The Coleofasciculaceae cyanobacterium genome window below encodes:
- a CDS encoding pentapeptide repeat-containing protein, whose product MKERSDPTSNISSENIAELENGKAQTDEESLSLVKSESAESNKIKRTPVVKKNPGRQISFSQSQLIIIALLLMGLGLWFRLPWLGITSAIAALLLSLGVVFASVRVWVIKFLTVQERRTILAFIGFVGAIAGLFNYLGVYRNIGGWLTQFKYDEFGSWAEWIGAIGQIAIAILAVYVAWAQYVISKDLTIQQNRITQQQTIDTYFQGISDLTINEEGLLEDWPQERAIAEGRTASIISSIDENGKAKIIRFLSQSRLLTPLQRDNRLGRAILDGSGGYSEDRAYGIRVIDLGVMLAGAYLVGQDLRWTDLSEANMVRANLSQCDLVKANLARTVLYEANLAGADIKGTRLFYGSLETATPRSITAQPDYQTGKHTGVVVEKANLSGVKRMSEEQRYYLCSWCGEKSRSTVPGGCEGIPNKLGR is encoded by the coding sequence ATGAAGGAAAGGTCTGATCCCACTTCCAATATTAGTTCAGAAAATATAGCAGAACTAGAAAACGGCAAAGCCCAAACAGACGAAGAATCTTTATCTTTAGTTAAATCCGAGTCGGCAGAATCAAACAAAATTAAGCGAACTCCCGTTGTCAAAAAAAATCCTGGTCGTCAGATCAGTTTTTCACAATCGCAACTGATTATAATCGCCTTGTTGCTGATGGGGTTAGGCTTATGGTTTCGCCTTCCCTGGTTGGGTATAACTAGTGCGATCGCCGCTTTATTACTTTCTCTGGGAGTGGTGTTTGCCTCGGTTAGAGTTTGGGTAATTAAGTTTCTTACCGTCCAAGAAAGAAGAACAATTCTGGCGTTTATTGGCTTTGTCGGCGCGATCGCAGGTCTATTTAATTATCTGGGAGTCTATCGCAATATTGGCGGCTGGTTAACTCAGTTTAAATATGACGAATTTGGTTCTTGGGCAGAGTGGATTGGTGCTATTGGACAAATAGCGATCGCTATTTTGGCGGTATATGTTGCCTGGGCGCAGTATGTCATTTCTAAAGACTTAACGATTCAGCAAAATAGGATTACTCAACAGCAAACCATTGATACCTATTTTCAGGGTATTTCCGATCTGACCATAAATGAAGAAGGTTTGTTGGAAGATTGGCCTCAGGAAAGAGCGATCGCTGAAGGTAGAACTGCCTCGATTATTTCTAGCATCGATGAAAATGGCAAAGCAAAAATTATTCGTTTTTTGTCTCAATCTCGCTTATTAACGCCTCTACAACGGGATAATCGTCTTGGCAGAGCCATTCTAGATGGTAGTGGTGGATACTCCGAAGATCGTGCTTATGGAATCAGAGTTATCGATCTGGGGGTTATGCTGGCAGGAGCGTATTTAGTAGGACAAGATCTGCGCTGGACAGATCTAAGCGAAGCCAACATGGTTAGAGCTAATCTTAGTCAATGCGACTTGGTTAAGGCTAATCTTGCCCGTACTGTTCTGTATGAAGCTAATTTAGCAGGGGCAGATATTAAAGGGACGCGTTTATTTTATGGTTCACTAGAAACCGCTACTCCCCGAAGCATTACTGCTCAACCAGACTACCAAACGGGAAAGCATACAGGCGTTGTCGTCGAAAAAGCTAATCTATCGGGAGTCAAAAGAATGAGCGAGGAACAGCGTTATTATTTGTGTTCTTGGTGTGGTGAAAAGTCTCGTTCGACAGTACCAGGAGGTTGCGAAGGGATTCCTAATAAGTTAGGCAGATGA
- a CDS encoding alpha/beta hydrolase, with protein MTNFSSSQFYSWQGFRCAYTVFGSGKELPEASPLVLIHPIGVGLSRIFWRRFIHTWSAQNSGLIIYNPDLLGCGESEMPSVAYYPRDWAAQLKYFIETVVKKPVVLVVQGASLPIAIELLQFLEPNLIKGLVLSAPPAWPTITNAAKPKQQKLLWNLLFNSPLGLGNLFYRYARRRQFIESFSIRQLFAEAEQVDRLWLDDLTKGATNMQSRYAVFSFLAGFWRKDYASAIAKITQPTLVVLGEQTSSISREGKPETVQERLNAYKSHLSQGEGCIIPGRNVLPYESTSEFTRVVGDFLQHGQL; from the coding sequence ATGACTAACTTTTCTTCCTCTCAATTTTATTCTTGGCAAGGTTTTCGCTGTGCCTATACTGTTTTTGGCTCGGGCAAGGAATTACCTGAAGCATCCCCTTTAGTTTTAATTCATCCTATTGGGGTAGGACTATCCCGTATATTTTGGCGACGCTTCATTCACACTTGGTCAGCACAAAATTCTGGTTTAATAATTTATAATCCCGATTTATTAGGGTGCGGTGAGTCTGAGATGCCTTCGGTGGCTTATTATCCTCGTGATTGGGCAGCTCAACTTAAATACTTTATTGAGACTGTAGTTAAAAAGCCTGTGGTTTTGGTGGTTCAAGGAGCTTCATTGCCGATCGCGATTGAGCTATTACAATTTCTAGAGCCTAATTTGATTAAAGGATTGGTGTTGTCTGCGCCTCCGGCTTGGCCAACTATAACCAATGCTGCCAAACCAAAACAGCAAAAACTGTTATGGAATTTGCTATTCAATTCACCCCTTGGCTTAGGTAATCTTTTTTATCGTTATGCGCGTCGTCGTCAGTTTATCGAATCTTTTTCGATACGCCAACTATTTGCTGAAGCCGAACAAGTCGATCGCCTTTGGTTAGATGATTTAACTAAGGGAGCAACCAATATGCAAAGTCGCTATGCGGTATTTTCTTTTTTAGCAGGGTTTTGGCGCAAAGATTATGCTTCGGCGATCGCCAAAATTACCCAACCCACTCTAGTTGTCTTGGGAGAACAAACCTCAAGTATTAGTCGTGAAGGCAAACCCGAAACAGTACAAGAACGATTAAATGCCTATAAGTCCCATCTTTCTCAAGGGGAAGGCTGCATCATTCCTGGACGTAATGTACTTCCCTATGAATCAACCTCTGAGTTTACCAGAGTTGTTGGCGATTTTTTACAACATGGTCAGTTGTAA
- a CDS encoding serine/threonine-protein kinase has protein sequence MKAALLNNRYRIIRTLGRGGFGETYLTEDTHMPSRRKCVLKQLKPIVKQPKVPLWMKERFQREAAILEELGDGSNQIPQLYAYFSESEKFYLIQEWIEGLTLDQYWSQEGNLHRDEVRHILLQLLPVLEYTHSRRIIHRDIKPENIILRQGDKLPFLIDFGAVKEAMATQVNHNSGSTYSASIGTPGYMSSEQAAGRPIYSSDLYSLGLTAIFLLTGKSPHELETDPRNGEIIWQEHAHNLDLELAAVIDRAIRFHPRDRFTTAREMLNALNSRMKAGAVTNLTGVTLNVAPKRTATDDYALNNGRNTLFIESRQPKRQKRSLFTTVGLFLLIATGVAAGTFATGFAIISSLVRSPETPTQAEVKLPSRQPDLFPLATDRETEGGQPEINKEDRDAGTKTKLPKIANQAQRNEQKSESADESEQPEATISKKTPKTLANNNLDPTPEINIPILTTGTSESQLVSTFGQPNSERTGWRPNSKVLVYYDVIPDRVNLSYQSDDTGKIRQTDIALNQSVSLGAMQETLGRMLGGDASAEIKEKLRSVYDRQTNFSFFKVDNLEGKVQRDSKDRINISVWERGFQ, from the coding sequence ATGAAAGCTGCACTGCTAAATAATCGCTATCGCATTATTAGAACTTTGGGTAGGGGAGGCTTCGGTGAAACATACCTCACAGAAGATACTCATATGCCTTCAAGACGCAAATGCGTTCTCAAGCAGCTAAAACCGATTGTTAAACAGCCTAAAGTTCCTTTGTGGATGAAAGAGCGTTTTCAACGCGAAGCAGCAATTCTAGAAGAGTTAGGAGATGGCAGCAATCAAATTCCTCAGCTTTATGCCTATTTTTCTGAATCTGAAAAATTTTATTTAATCCAGGAATGGATTGAAGGTCTAACACTCGATCAATACTGGTCACAAGAAGGTAATCTGCATCGTGATGAAGTTAGACACATACTGTTACAGCTTTTGCCAGTACTAGAGTATACTCATAGCCGTCGCATTATTCATCGGGATATTAAACCTGAAAATATTATTTTACGCCAGGGAGATAAGCTACCTTTTTTAATCGATTTTGGTGCGGTTAAAGAAGCAATGGCAACACAGGTCAATCATAATTCAGGAAGTACCTATTCCGCTTCAATTGGGACTCCTGGGTATATGTCTTCAGAACAGGCAGCAGGTCGTCCGATTTACTCCAGCGATCTATACAGCTTGGGGTTAACCGCAATTTTCTTGTTGACAGGAAAATCTCCTCATGAATTAGAAACTGACCCTCGCAACGGGGAAATAATCTGGCAAGAACACGCTCATAATCTTGATTTAGAGCTAGCTGCGGTAATCGATCGAGCAATTCGATTTCATCCTCGCGATCGCTTTACTACTGCCCGAGAAATGCTGAACGCGCTTAATTCTCGAATGAAGGCTGGCGCAGTCACTAACCTTACAGGAGTAACCTTGAATGTTGCACCAAAAAGAACTGCTACGGATGATTATGCTTTAAACAATGGTCGCAACACCTTATTTATTGAGTCGAGGCAGCCGAAACGTCAAAAACGTAGTTTATTCACCACTGTTGGGTTGTTTTTGTTAATCGCTACGGGAGTTGCAGCGGGAACATTTGCCACAGGTTTTGCGATTATCTCTAGTTTAGTGCGATCGCCAGAAACTCCTACACAAGCAGAGGTAAAACTGCCATCTCGCCAACCAGATTTATTTCCCTTGGCAACAGACAGGGAAACAGAAGGGGGTCAACCTGAAATAAACAAAGAAGATCGCGATGCAGGGACCAAAACTAAATTACCAAAAATTGCCAATCAAGCCCAAAGGAATGAACAGAAATCTGAATCAGCAGATGAGTCAGAACAACCAGAAGCAACAATAAGCAAAAAAACACCAAAAACTCTAGCAAACAATAATTTAGATCCAACGCCAGAGATTAATATTCCCATCTTGACTACAGGAACGTCTGAAAGCCAATTAGTAAGTACTTTTGGACAGCCCAATTCCGAAAGAACAGGATGGCGACCAAACAGTAAAGTTCTGGTCTACTATGACGTGATTCCCGATCGGGTAAACTTGAGCTATCAATCAGACGATACGGGCAAAATTAGACAAACAGATATCGCTCTCAATCAGTCTGTAAGCTTAGGCGCAATGCAGGAAACTCTGGGTAGAATGCTGGGAGGTGATGCTTCTGCTGAAATAAAAGAAAAACTTCGTAGCGTCTACGATCGCCAGACCAATTTTAGTTTTTTTAAAGTAGATAATTTAGAGGGCAAAGTTCAACGAGATTCAAAAGATCGGATTAATATTTCAGTTTGGGAGCGAGGATTTCAATAA